TTTTTAAATTTATAGAGTATAATGTTGAAACATTTATATTAATAACGTTAAGTAAATGTAAAATTAATTGATCCAGTTTTTAAAATCTTTTACACGCTCTCTACTCACAATAACCTCAGCTTCGTTATAAGAATGCAATAGTAATTTTAGGCGGCTGTTTGTATAAGATATAATATCTTTAATAGCATTTATATGTATAATAAAAGTTCTGTTTACTCTAAAGAATTGCTCCGGATCCAATTGCTCATACCAATACTCCAAGGAACCGTCTATCAGATAGTTTCTTTTGTGATTTGTATACATATAGGTGGCTTTATTTTCGCTGTAGAAACATGCTATTTCATCTACATGAACTATTTTTATACGTTGACCGATTTTAATAGTGAACCGTTTTTTGAACTTTCTATCCACAGGGTTGATTAACAACTTTTTTATATCATCAATATGAACTCGTAGATCTGTTTCTCT
This window of the Flavobacteriaceae bacterium genome carries:
- a CDS encoding response regulator; the encoded protein is MNVIIIEDEKPAARRLSRILKELGIEVKTMLHSVEESLHWFQNNEHPDLIFLDIQLSDGLSFEIFEEIPVKSAIIFTTAYDEFALKAFKLNSVDYLLKPIDVDELKIAVEKYKNQQPRETDLRVHIDDIKKLLINPVDRKFKKRFTIKIGQRIKIVHVDEIACFYSENKATYMYTNHKRNYLIDGSLEYWYEQLDPEQFFRVNRTFIIHINAIKDIISYTNSRLKLLLHSYNEAEVIVSRERVKDFKNWIN